From the Lolium rigidum isolate FL_2022 chromosome 2, APGP_CSIRO_Lrig_0.1, whole genome shotgun sequence genome, one window contains:
- the LOC124690695 gene encoding uncharacterized protein LOC124690695, with protein sequence MYSCRSDRDRTGEAERALAFSAKYQPCNTATTTWAPVHMQAAGQVGPPDAQQLPPRRPRRRHSTSASRRSSTTVVATDVSNFRAKVQELTGFPPAAIFRPQPRRAHATAASHSLLAAAHGCGAGALLQGRSSDAAATAGNGSRDVPAVVQPLMHPTPGLFDGLADLGSPEFDAWSDLSFE encoded by the coding sequence ATgtactcctgccgcagcgaccgggACCGCACGGGCGAGGCGGAGCGAGCCCTGGCCTTTAGCGCCAAGTACCAGCCATGCAacacggcgacgacgacctgggcGCCGGTGCACATGCAAGCCGCCGGCCAGGTCGGCCCACCGGACGCGCAGCAGCTGCCGCCGCGGCGCCCCAGGAGGAGGCACTCGACCTCGGCGTCGCGCCGGTCGTCCACCACCGTGGTGGCCACCGACGTGTCCAACTTCCGCGCCAAGGTTCAGGAGCTCACCGGCTTCCCGCCGGCCGCCATCTTCCGGCCGCAGCCGCGTCGAgcccacgccaccgccgccagccaCTCCCTGCTGGCCGCCGCGCACGGGTGCGGCGCCGGGGCTCTGCTGCAGGGCCGGAGTTCAGACGCGGCAGCTACCGCCGGCAACGGCAGCCGCGACGTCCCGGCAGTGGTGCAGCCACTGATGCATCCGACGCCGGGCTTGTTTGACGGGCTGGCGGACCTCGGGTCGCCGGAGTTCGATGCTTGGTCTGACTTGTCCTTTGAATAG